Proteins encoded together in one Schumannella luteola window:
- a CDS encoding signal peptidase I: protein MSAIASTTASAGLGDLASKPTRAVAAKPEKRRGPLHYVGVTISAALLLFVAIVALLVVAIPAATGSTPYTVLTSSMEPKYPAGTLVVIKPVAAENVQVGDVITYQLHSGEPEVVTHRVIAIDNPIGGERTFTTKGDNNDIADAAPVREVQVRGELWYAVPLIGWVNNVINGGTRAVIIPIAAVVLFGYAGWMFVGSVLDRRRRRREAQAGQA, encoded by the coding sequence ATGAGCGCCATCGCCAGCACCACCGCATCCGCCGGTCTCGGCGACCTGGCCTCGAAGCCGACTCGCGCCGTTGCCGCCAAACCCGAGAAGCGCCGCGGCCCGCTGCACTATGTCGGCGTGACCATCAGCGCCGCCCTGCTGCTGTTCGTGGCGATCGTCGCCCTGCTCGTCGTCGCGATCCCCGCGGCGACCGGGTCGACGCCGTACACGGTGCTGACCTCGTCGATGGAGCCGAAGTACCCCGCCGGCACGCTCGTCGTGATCAAGCCCGTCGCCGCCGAGAACGTGCAGGTCGGCGACGTGATCACCTACCAGCTGCACTCGGGCGAGCCCGAGGTCGTGACGCACCGCGTGATCGCGATCGACAACCCGATCGGCGGCGAGCGCACCTTCACCACGAAGGGCGACAACAATGACATCGCCGACGCCGCGCCCGTGCGCGAGGTGCAGGTGCGCGGTGAGCTCTGGTACGCCGTGCCGCTGATCGGCTGGGTCAACAACGTGATCAACGGCGGCACCCGCGCCGTCATCATCCCGATCGCCGCCGTCGTGCTCTTCGGCTACGCCGGGTGGATGTTCGTGGGCTCGGTGCTCGACCGTCGCCGTCGTCGTCGCGAGGCCCAGGCCGGGCAGGCCTGA